From Bacteroidota bacterium, one genomic window encodes:
- a CDS encoding ABC-F family ATP-binding cassette domain-containing protein, translated as MNLLSVENLSKSYGEKVLFDGISFGISKGEKVALIARNGTGKTTLMRILAGQDVADSGIVTMRKDIRVAYLDQDPFLDTQKTVLEVIFSMDNPIIRLLKEYEACLEADAEAHSPITQKALEEAASKMDDAHAWDYEVRVRQVLSRLNIHHLDQPVRQLSGGQKKRIALAKTLIEPADLLIMDEPTNHLDVDMVEWLEEFLTRSQLSLLLVTHDRYFLDNICDKIIEMEHQKLFTYEGNYSYFLEKKAEREWNEERETDKARNLMRTELEWMRRMPKARGTKSKARIDSFYELKDKAAGKKKQGAVELDVKMNRIGGKVIELKKVHKKYDELTILNGFDYTFRTGERIGIVGKNGAGKSTFLNLLTGKETPDSGKINVGDTIIFGYYSQQGLELKDDKRVIEVVKDYAEVIQLSDGSKVSASQFLNLFQFPPEQQFTYVSKLSGGERRRLHLLTVLILNPNFLILDEPTNDLDLLTLGILEEFLLNYKGCLIVVSHDRYFMDKLVDHLFIFEGNGVIRDYNGTYTEWRMVEEEKEKEAARLKSKEVEEQKKKDTQVKTEKKKLSFKEKFEFETLGKEIEALENEKTELEQKMSGSSATHTQLQEWANRMEVVIQSIDEKTMRWLELSELA; from the coding sequence ATGAATTTATTGTCTGTTGAAAATTTGTCGAAATCGTATGGGGAGAAAGTTCTTTTCGATGGAATCAGTTTCGGTATCTCAAAAGGAGAAAAAGTTGCACTGATTGCACGGAATGGTACCGGAAAAACAACCCTGATGCGGATTCTTGCCGGTCAGGATGTAGCGGATTCCGGAATCGTTACCATGCGTAAGGATATTCGTGTCGCTTATCTCGATCAGGACCCGTTTCTGGATACACAGAAAACCGTACTGGAAGTTATTTTCAGTATGGATAATCCGATCATTCGTTTACTCAAAGAGTACGAAGCCTGTCTGGAAGCAGATGCTGAAGCACATTCACCAATCACACAAAAAGCCCTGGAAGAAGCTGCCTCCAAAATGGATGACGCGCATGCCTGGGATTATGAAGTAAGAGTTCGTCAGGTTCTGTCACGATTGAATATCCATCATCTCGATCAGCCTGTACGACAACTCTCCGGTGGACAGAAAAAACGAATCGCGCTTGCTAAAACGCTTATCGAGCCGGCGGATCTCCTCATCATGGATGAACCAACGAACCATCTCGATGTCGACATGGTTGAATGGCTCGAAGAATTTCTCACACGCTCTCAACTTTCGCTTTTACTTGTTACGCACGACCGTTACTTTCTGGATAATATCTGCGATAAGATTATCGAGATGGAACATCAGAAATTATTTACCTACGAAGGAAATTATTCCTATTTCCTCGAGAAGAAAGCAGAACGCGAATGGAACGAAGAACGGGAAACTGACAAGGCCCGCAATCTCATGCGTACCGAACTCGAATGGATGCGACGTATGCCCAAAGCACGGGGAACAAAATCCAAAGCGCGAATTGATTCTTTTTATGAATTAAAAGATAAAGCTGCAGGAAAAAAGAAACAGGGAGCCGTCGAACTGGATGTCAAAATGAACCGGATCGGAGGGAAGGTCATTGAATTGAAAAAAGTTCACAAAAAGTATGATGAACTTACCATCCTGAACGGATTCGATTACACTTTCCGGACCGGAGAACGCATTGGAATTGTCGGAAAGAATGGCGCCGGGAAATCCACTTTTCTGAACCTTCTCACAGGGAAAGAGACACCAGATTCTGGAAAGATCAATGTTGGGGATACCATCATCTTTGGTTATTACTCTCAGCAAGGTCTTGAATTGAAGGATGACAAACGTGTAATAGAAGTAGTGAAGGATTATGCTGAAGTGATTCAGCTGAGTGATGGTTCCAAAGTATCGGCTTCACAGTTTTTGAATCTGTTCCAGTTTCCACCCGAGCAACAGTTCACTTATGTTTCAAAACTGAGCGGTGGTGAAAGAAGAAGATTGCATCTGCTCACGGTGTTGATCCTGAATCCGAATTTTCTTATTCTCGATGAACCGACGAATGATCTTGATCTGCTCACGCTGGGAATCCTCGAAGAATTTCTGTTGAATTACAAAGGATGCCTGATTGTGGTGAGTCACGACCGGTATTTTATGGATAAACTCGTAGACCATTTATTTATCTTCGAAGGAAATGGTGTGATCCGTGATTACAACGGAACATATACCGAATGGAGAATGGTGGAAGAGGAGAAAGAAAAGGAAGCAGCACGACTGAAAAGTAAGGAAGTAGAAGAGCAAAAGAAAAAAGACACACAGGTAAAGACCGAGAAGAAAAAATTATCATTCAAAGAGAAATTTGAGTTTGAAACTTTAGGGAAAGAAATTGAAGCTCTCGAAAATGAAAAAACAGAACTCGAACAAAAGATGAGCGGAAGTTCGGCAACACATACACAATTGCAGGAATGGGCCAACCGCATGGAAGTGGTCATTCAAAGTATCGATGAAAAAACCATGCGCTGGCTGGAGTTATCCGAATTGGCCTGA
- a CDS encoding toxin-antitoxin system YwqK family antitoxin yields MKKIFFTLLFIAPLMAGAQQTQKAASPILKAEKTENKADTIIKKDPSDPSREYIVILNFKGVMTEQGTKVNGRKHGVWREYANGNGILSKVTEYNMGRKNGACITLSVIGQVTVDETYVNDTLQGKRTVYQSNGRIKNSENYLNGLLTGERKSYYDDTKIQEEALYKNGVRDGLSKWYKQNGKPSLEYNYNNGNLEGQAREYDDNGALLREGMYTGNNEEGEWKVYKDSAVVKKVIYKSGQIIREIPLKK; encoded by the coding sequence ATGAAAAAAATCTTCTTTACCCTGTTATTTATCGCACCTCTGATGGCCGGTGCCCAGCAAACCCAAAAAGCTGCAAGTCCCATTCTCAAGGCGGAAAAAACTGAAAACAAGGCGGATACAATCATTAAAAAGGATCCTTCTGACCCTTCACGTGAATACATAGTGATTCTGAATTTCAAAGGAGTCATGACTGAACAAGGCACAAAAGTGAATGGCAGAAAGCACGGTGTGTGGCGTGAATATGCAAATGGTAATGGAATTCTTTCCAAAGTCACGGAATACAACATGGGAAGAAAGAATGGAGCATGCATCACACTATCTGTGATTGGACAGGTGACTGTTGACGAAACATATGTCAATGATACTTTGCAAGGGAAAAGAACCGTCTACCAAAGTAACGGCCGTATCAAAAATTCAGAAAACTATCTGAACGGATTACTTACCGGTGAGAGAAAAAGTTATTACGACGATACAAAAATTCAGGAAGAAGCTCTTTACAAAAACGGTGTGCGTGATGGTCTGAGCAAATGGTACAAACAAAACGGAAAACCTTCTCTTGAATACAATTATAATAACGGAAACCTCGAAGGCCAGGCAAGAGAATACGATGATAACGGTGCTTTGCTGAGAGAAGGAATGTATACCGGAAATAATGAAGAAGGCGAATGGAAGGTATACAAAGACTCAGCTGTTGTCAAAAAAGTCATTTATAAATCAGGACAAATTATCAGGGAGATTCCGTTGAAGAAATAA
- a CDS encoding ABC transporter ATPase: MPSHSRVWVYQSDREFTADEIKKIEASLNSFLDNWTAHDKALLASSEIRYNRFIIVMIDEKQAAAAGCSIDKSVHFVQQLEKEMNLSLMNRMLFAYKEGEKVLVLKRDAFEEKYEKGEINAETIVFNNLVQSKAELDSKWEIPLKDSWHKALLEV; the protein is encoded by the coding sequence ATGCCTTCACATTCCCGGGTCTGGGTTTATCAGTCAGACCGTGAATTTACAGCAGATGAAATAAAGAAAATTGAAGCAAGCTTAAACAGCTTCCTCGATAACTGGACAGCCCACGATAAAGCATTGCTTGCAAGTTCTGAAATCCGATACAATCGATTCATCATTGTCATGATTGATGAAAAACAAGCAGCAGCTGCAGGTTGTTCGATTGACAAATCCGTTCATTTTGTTCAGCAGCTGGAGAAAGAAATGAATCTTTCCCTGATGAACCGGATGCTTTTTGCTTACAAAGAAGGGGAGAAGGTATTGGTTTTAAAACGTGATGCCTTCGAAGAGAAATATGAAAAAGGCGAGATCAATGCTGAGACAATTGTCTTCAACAATCTCGTTCAAAGCAAAGCCGAGCTGGATTCGAAATGGGAAATACCACTGAAAGACAGTTGGCACAAGGCCTTACTCGAAGTATAA
- a CDS encoding GNAT family N-acetyltransferase → MQLRVRPVLPNESELLARLGRETFYETWKDYNTEEDMRVYLADAFKEEKIKKDLLNTPVNTFLFVFADDELAGYAKMRRDRTYDEFNGEQVIEVERIYIYQKFQKQQAGIALMDECLRIAIEEKNKWIWLGVNIDNHKAINFYKRYGFEIFGSKMFKLGDAEDEDYLMKRRV, encoded by the coding sequence ATGCAGCTTCGCGTCCGACCGGTATTGCCGAATGAATCTGAATTGCTTGCCCGTCTGGGCAGGGAAACATTTTATGAAACCTGGAAGGATTATAATACCGAAGAAGACATGCGGGTTTATCTTGCGGATGCTTTCAAGGAAGAAAAAATAAAAAAGGATTTATTAAATACTCCGGTAAACACATTCCTTTTTGTTTTTGCAGACGATGAACTCGCCGGCTACGCCAAGATGCGCCGCGATCGTACCTATGATGAATTTAATGGCGAACAGGTAATAGAAGTTGAGCGTATTTATATCTATCAGAAATTTCAAAAACAACAGGCCGGAATAGCACTGATGGATGAATGTCTTCGCATTGCTATCGAAGAAAAGAACAAATGGATCTGGCTCGGGGTAAACATCGATAATCACAAAGCCATCAACTTTTACAAACGCTATGGCTTCGAAATCTTCGGCTCAAAAATGTTCAAACTCGGCGACGCGGAAGATGAGGATTATTTGATGAAGAGACGTGTTTAG
- a CDS encoding N-acetylmuramoyl-L-alanine amidase has protein sequence MASKLTKKYRPGLPFVGKLLAIGCLLISTSFTPFKSRPYGVTKVVIDAGHGGHDSGCLGKNVKEKDVALGVALKLGKYIEDHFPDVKVIYTRKTDVFVELHQRAAIANNARADLFICIHCNSACYYNKKKKKDVCNEEILGAETWVMGLHMSEANLEVSKRENEVVLLEKDYTKQYDGFDPNSPEANIIFSLYQNTFLDQSLKLASSVQQELKAKGRPSRGVKQAGFLVLYKTAMPSILIETGFLSNPAEAKYLDSEKGQQEVSHGIYNAFKSYKSAIESSGIKQEKIEQESSSQSGDSTPAVKSSGNESKPDSGEGKENNTESPKEDKVVVPNIPKENDKTTVDSDESLMFGVQILISPSKIVKGSSKFKGLKDVREEKEKGMYKYVYGEVQGMAEAVELQDEMRVKGFKDAFVVAYLNNKRISIKEARERLKKK, from the coding sequence TTGGCTTCAAAACTAACGAAAAAATATCGTCCCGGACTTCCTTTTGTTGGTAAACTACTGGCAATTGGTTGTTTACTTATTTCCACCTCATTCACTCCTTTCAAATCCCGCCCTTATGGTGTGACCAAGGTTGTGATCGACGCAGGGCATGGCGGTCATGATTCCGGCTGTCTGGGAAAGAATGTGAAAGAAAAAGATGTGGCATTGGGCGTTGCTTTGAAGCTCGGCAAGTACATCGAGGATCATTTTCCGGATGTAAAAGTCATCTACACACGTAAGACCGATGTATTTGTAGAGCTGCACCAGCGCGCAGCCATCGCGAATAACGCAAGAGCTGATCTGTTTATTTGCATTCATTGCAATTCAGCCTGTTATTACAACAAGAAAAAGAAGAAGGATGTCTGCAACGAGGAAATCCTGGGCGCTGAAACCTGGGTAATGGGATTGCATATGTCAGAAGCCAATCTGGAGGTTTCAAAAAGAGAAAATGAAGTCGTACTTCTTGAAAAAGATTACACCAAGCAATACGATGGTTTTGATCCGAACAGTCCGGAAGCGAACATTATTTTTTCACTTTATCAAAATACTTTTCTCGATCAAAGTCTGAAGCTGGCATCTTCTGTTCAGCAGGAACTCAAAGCCAAAGGCCGGCCAAGCCGTGGTGTGAAGCAGGCAGGTTTCCTTGTTTTGTACAAAACAGCAATGCCAAGTATTCTCATCGAAACAGGTTTTCTCTCCAACCCTGCGGAAGCAAAATATCTTGATTCAGAAAAAGGCCAGCAGGAAGTATCGCATGGTATTTACAATGCTTTCAAGAGTTATAAGAGCGCGATTGAGTCCAGCGGCATAAAACAGGAGAAGATTGAGCAGGAGTCCTCAAGTCAGTCAGGCGATTCAACTCCTGCTGTCAAGTCATCCGGCAACGAATCAAAACCCGATTCAGGCGAAGGAAAAGAAAACAATACTGAAAGCCCGAAAGAGGACAAAGTTGTTGTGCCAAATATTCCGAAAGAAAACGATAAGACAACTGTAGATTCGGATGAATCATTAATGTTTGGTGTACAGATTTTGATTTCTCCTTCAAAAATTGTTAAAGGAAGTTCAAAATTCAAAGGCCTGAAAGATGTGAGGGAAGAGAAAGAAAAAGGAATGTACAAATACGTTTATGGTGAAGTTCAGGGAATGGCAGAAGCTGTTGAATTGCAGGATGAAATGCGTGTGAAAGGATTCAAGGATGCCTTTGTAGTGGCTTATCTCAACAATAAGCGGATCAGTATCAAAGAAGCAAGAGAGCGACTAAAGAAGAAATAA
- a CDS encoding MCE family protein, whose protein sequence is MKLSKEAKIGLIVTTGIALMLWGVNYLKGKDFFTSQKLVYAIYDRVDGLTASNVILVNGMKVGLVRNLILLPDFSGKILVSMHVSSKVRIPRNSVAEIYSTDLLGTKGIRMVFGDSQDELQNGDTLQSAMQSSLTEQVSAQVAPIKLKAENLLSSLDSVLLILRGVFNEETKNNLKRSFESISNSLYSIQNIASNMDTVLAKQGRLRMIFDNLESITTNIKNNNDKIADILNNFASISDTLAKANLALTIDNAKKTLEQTAILFEGMNKGEGSLGQLATNDSLYNNLNSTARNLDALITDLHENPKRYINLSLISFGGKKKKAESGK, encoded by the coding sequence ATGAAACTATCGAAAGAAGCAAAAATCGGATTGATTGTTACCACCGGCATCGCCCTGATGTTATGGGGGGTAAATTATCTGAAGGGAAAAGATTTTTTCACCAGCCAGAAACTTGTGTATGCGATCTACGACAGAGTGGACGGATTAACAGCGAGTAATGTCATTTTGGTGAATGGTATGAAAGTGGGTCTGGTCAGAAACCTTATTCTTTTACCTGACTTTTCCGGAAAGATTTTAGTGAGTATGCACGTTAGCAGTAAAGTCAGGATCCCGAGAAACTCCGTCGCGGAAATTTACAGTACAGATCTTCTGGGAACAAAAGGCATCCGTATGGTCTTTGGTGATTCGCAAGATGAATTGCAAAATGGCGATACACTTCAGAGCGCGATGCAAAGTAGTCTGACAGAACAAGTCAGTGCACAGGTCGCACCAATCAAACTGAAAGCGGAAAATCTTCTGAGTTCACTGGATTCGGTTTTATTGATTCTTCGCGGTGTGTTCAATGAAGAGACAAAAAATAATCTCAAAAGATCCTTTGAGAGTATTTCCAATTCTCTGTATTCTATTCAGAATATCGCTTCGAATATGGATACAGTATTGGCAAAGCAAGGTCGTCTACGGATGATCTTCGACAATCTTGAATCCATTACTACTAATATCAAAAATAACAACGACAAGATTGCGGATATCCTGAACAATTTCGCATCTATCTCGGATACACTTGCGAAAGCAAATCTGGCCCTGACGATAGATAACGCGAAGAAAACACTGGAGCAAACGGCAATATTGTTTGAAGGAATGAACAAAGGAGAAGGCTCACTTGGTCAACTGGCAACGAATGATAGTTTGTACAATAATCTGAATTCGACAGCGAGAAACCTCGATGCACTGATCACCGATTTACATGAGAATCCGAAGAGATATATCAATCTTTCTTTGATTTCATTTGGAGGGAAGAAGAAAAAGGCGGAGAGCGGGAAGTAG
- a CDS encoding MFS transporter, which yields MGNTETFIAFRHLNFRRFIFSKFMLTLALQIQFVVLSWQVYEITHDPLSLGFIGLAEAIPAVGLALYGGYVSDRNDRRKILVWVQGLMFLCTLLLTYVSYHYADLPIAQQSAFPFYMIMFGIGILRGFYSPAQFPLMTQVVPREAYANSSAWNSTFWHVAVVLGSSCGGLMLGFFGKNVSYITVLVIMFFGFLQIVRIPPQPVQEIKPGEKMMSSIREGLRFVFSNQAILGALSLDLIAVLFGGATAMLPIFASDILHVGEKGFGFLRAAPFAGSVLMALYMTRHPPLKNAGNKLLYCVAGFSVCMIAFALSRNFYLSLFILALSGAFDNVSVVIRSMIMQLLTPDHMRGRVSSVSTMFISSSNEIGAFESGFAAKLLGLVPSVVIGGTIALGSVAAAGAALPELRKLDLRERHHPKE from the coding sequence ATAGGCAATACAGAAACTTTCATCGCATTCCGCCATCTGAATTTCAGGAGATTTATTTTCTCCAAATTCATGCTCACACTGGCTTTGCAGATTCAGTTTGTGGTACTCAGCTGGCAGGTATATGAAATCACACATGATCCATTGTCACTTGGATTTATCGGTCTTGCGGAAGCGATACCGGCTGTAGGTCTGGCTTTGTACGGTGGCTATGTCTCCGACAGAAATGACAGACGAAAAATTCTCGTGTGGGTTCAGGGCCTGATGTTTTTGTGTACTCTGTTGCTGACCTATGTTTCCTATCATTATGCTGACTTACCCATTGCACAACAATCGGCTTTTCCTTTTTACATGATCATGTTTGGAATTGGAATTCTGCGGGGATTTTACAGTCCGGCTCAGTTTCCATTGATGACACAGGTTGTTCCTCGCGAAGCCTACGCGAATTCTTCCGCATGGAACAGTACCTTCTGGCACGTAGCTGTTGTTCTGGGTTCTTCCTGCGGCGGATTGATGCTTGGTTTTTTCGGAAAAAATGTTTCTTACATCACGGTACTCGTCATTATGTTTTTTGGATTTCTGCAAATTGTAAGAATCCCGCCTCAACCGGTGCAGGAAATCAAACCGGGAGAAAAAATGATGAGCAGTATCCGTGAAGGTCTTCGGTTTGTATTCAGCAACCAGGCTATTCTGGGTGCGCTTTCACTCGATCTGATCGCGGTTTTATTTGGCGGAGCGACAGCAATGCTTCCCATCTTCGCGAGCGATATTTTGCATGTAGGTGAAAAAGGGTTTGGCTTTCTCAGAGCAGCTCCCTTCGCGGGTTCCGTATTGATGGCATTGTACATGACACGTCATCCTCCTTTGAAGAATGCCGGTAACAAATTGCTCTATTGTGTCGCCGGGTTTTCGGTGTGTATGATTGCTTTCGCGCTGAGCAGAAATTTCTATTTGTCATTGTTCATCCTTGCCCTCAGCGGAGCGTTCGATAACGTCAGCGTGGTCATCCGATCGATGATTATGCAACTGTTAACACCTGACCACATGCGGGGAAGAGTTTCTTCCGTCAGTACGATGTTTATCAGTTCCTCCAACGAAATAGGAGCTTTTGAATCCGGATTCGCGGCTAAATTATTGGGTTTGGTGCCTTCTGTGGTTATTGGAGGCACTATCGCTTTGGGTTCAGTGGCTGCGGCGGGCGCTGCTTTGCCGGAGTTGCGCAAACTCGATTTGCGTGAACGGCATCATCCAAAAGAATAA
- a CDS encoding LPS-assembly protein LptD, translated as MLRQVSKISTPLLALFLLVFQQFAVGSRVPAFLSETAVLADSDSLIKPVDSLTIVADTNVTDDNVLKSKIHYHATDSIRVDVEQEIVYLYGNAKVDYEDLHLKANYILINMGEKDLYAEGTTDSTGVLTGTPEFSQADQQFRSNSIHYNFESKKGKIGYVITREGEGYIHGEVVKKDPENNFFIKNGLYTTCDLDTPHFAIQANKLKVISNNKIVTGPAYLTIENIPTPFLIPFGFFPNKKGRSSGIIFPAFGESTERGFYFQHLGYYFGFSDYFNLALTSDLYTKGSYTLDLSSIYKKRYRYSGTLRLSYAKSLTSEPELPDFSSVQDFHVNWTHSQDPKANPYRSFNATVNAGTSKYYRNTISSVNNFLSNTFSSSIAYSRSFPDKPMNLGISLNHTQNTITHDIRITAPDVSFNIARITPFKRKHAIGAQRWFEKIGTSYSLRATNFVQTKDSLLFEQNTLDNMQNGIQHSIPISTSFNILNHFTLSPAANYTERWYFKTTEYEWNNELNKTDTIKNKKFKAAREYQFSLGLNTRVYGMYQMKRGPVAAVRHVMTPNVSFSYRPDFSLPGYGYYKTVQYDTLGRTRTYSIFQDNVYGGPGGGKYGSLNFGLDNNLEMKVRTKSDTGATLKKVKLLESLRLGASYNLIADSMNWSALSISGRTTLFDRMSVNFGGVLNPYAFDENNRDYNKYLKDQNGHLFRLTSANISTNFSLSPTKKKTSTKFSKQEIDYINQHPEEFVDFEIPYNLTVSYTYSYFKTGNAAPVQSQSASFNADLSLTPRWKIGFNSWYDFTDGRFTNASVNIYRDLHCWEMRLNWTPFGYLEGYNFQINVKSSILQDLKLLKKKEFYDR; from the coding sequence TTGTTACGGCAAGTATCCAAAATATCAACCCCGCTTTTAGCGCTTTTCCTGCTTGTTTTTCAACAATTTGCTGTTGGTTCAAGAGTTCCCGCATTCCTGTCTGAAACCGCTGTTTTAGCGGATTCTGACAGCCTGATAAAACCCGTCGATAGTCTAACAATTGTTGCAGATACTAACGTAACTGACGACAATGTATTGAAATCAAAAATCCATTACCATGCCACTGATTCCATACGAGTCGATGTGGAGCAGGAAATTGTGTATCTGTATGGTAATGCAAAGGTTGACTACGAAGATTTGCATCTGAAAGCGAATTATATCCTCATCAATATGGGGGAAAAAGATCTGTATGCGGAAGGAACCACAGATAGTACCGGAGTATTGACCGGTACGCCGGAATTCTCTCAGGCTGATCAGCAATTCCGTTCCAATTCAATCCATTATAACTTTGAATCCAAGAAAGGTAAGATCGGTTATGTGATCACCCGCGAAGGTGAAGGCTATATTCATGGGGAAGTTGTGAAAAAGGATCCGGAGAATAATTTCTTCATCAAAAATGGTTTGTACACCACCTGTGATCTCGATACACCTCACTTCGCCATCCAGGCCAATAAACTCAAGGTCATTAGCAATAATAAAATTGTGACCGGTCCGGCTTACCTGACTATTGAAAACATCCCTACTCCATTCCTGATCCCTTTTGGATTTTTTCCAAATAAAAAAGGCAGAAGTTCAGGAATCATCTTTCCTGCATTTGGTGAATCAACAGAACGAGGATTTTATTTCCAGCACCTCGGCTATTACTTCGGGTTCAGTGATTATTTCAATCTCGCGCTCACTTCTGATTTGTACACAAAAGGAAGTTACACACTCGATCTCTCTTCCATTTATAAAAAGAGATATCGTTATTCAGGAACTTTAAGACTCAGCTATGCAAAAAGTCTGACGAGCGAACCGGAGCTCCCGGATTTCAGCAGTGTGCAAGATTTTCATGTCAACTGGACACATAGCCAGGATCCGAAAGCGAATCCTTACCGTTCGTTCAATGCGACAGTAAACGCCGGTACATCGAAGTACTATCGGAATACGATTTCTTCGGTGAATAATTTCCTGTCGAATACATTCTCCTCTTCTATCGCCTACAGCAGATCCTTCCCGGATAAACCCATGAATCTGGGGATATCACTAAATCATACACAGAACACGATCACACACGACATTCGCATCACAGCTCCGGATGTGAGTTTTAACATCGCCAGGATTACACCTTTCAAACGGAAACATGCTATAGGTGCGCAACGCTGGTTTGAGAAAATCGGAACTTCTTATTCTTTGCGTGCGACAAATTTTGTTCAGACAAAAGATTCTTTACTCTTCGAACAAAATACGCTTGACAACATGCAAAATGGAATACAGCATTCCATTCCCATTTCAACATCCTTCAATATCCTGAATCATTTTACGCTGAGTCCTGCAGCGAATTATACCGAACGCTGGTATTTTAAAACCACAGAATACGAATGGAACAATGAATTGAATAAAACAGATACTATTAAAAATAAAAAATTCAAAGCAGCACGAGAATATCAGTTCAGTCTTGGATTAAATACCAGAGTCTATGGCATGTATCAAATGAAAAGAGGTCCTGTCGCTGCCGTAAGACATGTGATGACTCCCAATGTTTCATTTTCCTATCGTCCGGATTTTAGTTTGCCCGGCTACGGTTATTACAAAACAGTCCAATACGATACGCTTGGGAGAACGAGAACTTATTCCATCTTCCAGGACAATGTGTATGGTGGTCCGGGTGGTGGTAAATACGGAAGCCTGAACTTCGGTCTCGACAACAATCTTGAAATGAAAGTCAGGACGAAATCAGATACCGGTGCTACACTGAAAAAAGTAAAATTGCTTGAAAGCCTTCGATTGGGTGCCAGCTACAACCTGATCGCGGATTCCATGAATTGGAGCGCATTGTCGATCAGTGGTCGTACTACACTGTTTGACAGGATGAGCGTCAATTTTGGCGGTGTCCTGAATCCTTATGCCTTTGATGAAAACAATCGTGATTACAACAAATATCTGAAAGACCAGAATGGTCATTTGTTCCGGTTGACATCCGCGAATATTTCTACGAATTTTTCACTCTCACCAACGAAGAAAAAAACCAGTACAAAGTTTTCAAAACAAGAGATTGATTATATCAACCAGCATCCTGAAGAATTTGTCGATTTCGAAATTCCTTACAACTTAACCGTCAGTTATACTTACAGTTATTTTAAAACCGGCAACGCTGCTCCTGTTCAGTCACAATCTGCAAGTTTCAACGCGGATCTCAGTCTGACTCCCCGTTGGAAAATCGGCTTCAACAGCTGGTATGATTTCACCGATGGTCGCTTCACCAATGCCAGCGTCAATATCTACCGGGATTTACATTGCTGGGAAATGCGCCTGAACTGGACACCATTTGGTTACCTCGAAGGCTACAATTTTCAAATCAACGTGAAGTCATCCATTTTGCAGGATTTGAAATTGTTGAAGAAGAAGGAGTTTTATGATCGATGA